In one window of Frigoriglobus tundricola DNA:
- a CDS encoding amidophosphoribosyltransferase, whose translation MDELHHECGVAALYYLPGRGDRSTVWTGAPDQVSRLMPRMLLDLQNRGQLAAGMATYNPDRDKLIDTYKDIGTVIEAFRINEPAKYASIMEDYAGRGAIGHTRYATCGGQTRSYAQPFERRHGCKWKWFAFAFNGQLTNFADLRQQLLQNHDYHLTRDNDTEVIMHYLAHEMRSDERPDLVDVFRRLAAKFDGAYNLVFLNAMGDMVVLRDPVGIRPLVYAQDGPMFGAASESVALQNLGFRQASIKSLSPGEMILIQNGELSTHRFAETKRTAHCFFEWIYFANVASTLDDRSVYLSRARLGQELAKQERVLDRVPLDPAETVVVPVPDTGKAAADAMAFALGIPAVEGLIRNRYIGRTFIDGGNRADKVRLKFTPLREVLQGKKVLLVEDSIVRSTTLQSLLKHLRDQGGAAEIHVRVACPPILSPCFYGIDMSTVKELFAPKFMAGKVPTVAEQDEMARSLGADSLFYLPVDAVARCIDLPTDRLCRACLTGDYPTPAGEQMYQLALRKHADGDTDGRTYERPNEPLVCSVTDNART comes from the coding sequence ATGGACGAGTTGCACCACGAGTGTGGCGTGGCGGCGTTGTACTACCTCCCCGGACGCGGGGACCGGTCCACCGTCTGGACGGGCGCGCCCGACCAGGTCTCGCGGCTGATGCCGCGGATGCTCCTCGACCTCCAGAACCGCGGGCAGCTCGCCGCCGGGATGGCGACGTACAACCCGGACCGCGACAAGCTGATCGACACGTACAAGGACATCGGCACCGTTATCGAGGCGTTCCGCATCAACGAGCCGGCGAAGTACGCCTCCATCATGGAGGACTACGCCGGCCGCGGGGCGATCGGGCACACCCGCTACGCCACCTGCGGGGGCCAGACCCGCAGCTACGCCCAGCCGTTCGAGCGGCGGCACGGGTGCAAGTGGAAGTGGTTCGCGTTCGCGTTCAACGGCCAACTCACCAACTTCGCCGACCTCCGGCAACAGCTCCTCCAGAACCACGACTACCACCTGACCCGGGACAACGACACCGAGGTCATCATGCACTACCTCGCCCACGAGATGCGGAGCGACGAGCGCCCCGACCTCGTGGACGTGTTCCGCCGGCTCGCGGCCAAGTTCGATGGGGCGTACAACCTCGTGTTCCTGAACGCGATGGGCGACATGGTCGTCCTCCGCGACCCGGTCGGCATCCGCCCGCTGGTGTACGCCCAGGACGGCCCGATGTTCGGCGCTGCCAGCGAGAGCGTCGCGCTCCAGAACCTCGGCTTCCGTCAGGCGAGCATCAAGTCGCTCAGCCCCGGCGAGATGATCCTCATCCAGAACGGCGAACTCAGCACCCACCGGTTCGCGGAGACCAAGCGCACCGCGCACTGCTTCTTCGAGTGGATCTACTTCGCGAACGTGGCCAGCACGCTCGACGACCGGAGCGTGTACCTGAGCCGGGCGCGGCTGGGGCAGGAGCTGGCGAAGCAGGAGCGGGTGCTGGACCGCGTGCCGCTGGACCCGGCCGAAACCGTGGTGGTGCCGGTGCCGGACACCGGCAAGGCCGCCGCCGACGCGATGGCGTTCGCGCTCGGCATCCCCGCGGTCGAGGGACTGATCCGCAACCGGTACATCGGCCGCACGTTCATCGACGGCGGCAACCGGGCCGACAAGGTGCGCCTGAAGTTCACCCCGCTGCGGGAGGTGCTCCAGGGCAAGAAGGTGCTGCTCGTCGAGGACTCCATCGTCCGCAGCACCACCCTCCAGAGCCTCCTGAAGCACCTCCGGGACCAGGGCGGCGCGGCGGAGATCCACGTCCGCGTCGCGTGCCCGCCGATCCTGTCGCCGTGCTTCTACGGTATCGACATGAGCACCGTGAAGGAACTGTTCGCCCCGAAGTTCATGGCGGGCAAGGTGCCGACCGTCGCGGAGCAGGACGAGATGGCCCGTTCGCTCGGCGCGGACTCGCTGTTCTACCTCCCGGTGGACGCGGTCGCCCGCTGCATCGACCTCCCGACGGACCGCCTGTGCCGGGCGTGCCTGACCGGCGATTACCCGACCCCGGCCGGCGAGCAGATGTACCAGCTCGCGCTCCGCAAGCACGCCGACGGCGACACCGACGGCCGCACCTACGAGCGGCCGAACGAGCCGCTCGTGTGTTCGGTGACCGATAACGCCCGGACGTAA
- the rplQ gene encoding 50S ribosomal protein L17, translating to MRHGKRGRHLNRNAAHRRSLFRNLSRALITHEKIVTTLPKAKELRPFVEKLITLAKRAHAAVAAAAGKGEAEEKKAKLVALHCRRQAMAELGPTHGTAIWDKKEELVEDPLSTKKSADTVLKKLFRELGPRFADRPGGYTRILKQHYRRLGDGGTTAVVELLKKGEKKVQTKVRQPVAPAPAPIAPAPVTTAPATGETPAAN from the coding sequence ATGCGCCACGGTAAACGCGGTCGTCACCTGAACCGCAACGCCGCCCACCGGCGGAGCCTGTTCCGCAACCTGAGCCGCGCGCTCATCACGCACGAGAAGATCGTCACCACGCTCCCGAAGGCGAAGGAGCTGCGCCCGTTCGTGGAGAAGCTCATCACCCTCGCCAAGCGGGCGCACGCCGCCGTCGCCGCCGCGGCCGGTAAGGGCGAGGCCGAGGAGAAAAAGGCCAAGCTCGTGGCCCTTCACTGCCGCCGGCAGGCGATGGCCGAACTCGGGCCGACCCACGGCACCGCCATCTGGGACAAGAAGGAAGAGCTGGTCGAAGACCCGCTGTCCACCAAGAAGAGCGCCGACACGGTGCTGAAGAAGCTGTTCCGCGAACTCGGGCCGCGGTTCGCCGACCGGCCGGGCGGCTACACCCGCATCCTGAAGCAGCACTACCGCCGCCTCGGCGACGGCGGCACGACGGCGGTCGTCGAACTGCTGAAGAAGGGCGAGAAGAAGGTGCAGACGAAGGTCCGGCAGCCGGTCGCGCCGGCCCCGGCCCCGATCGCTCCCGCGCCCGTCACCACGGCGCCCGCAACGGGCGAGACGCCGGCGGCCAACTGA
- a CDS encoding TFIIB-type zinc ribbon-containing protein — MQLFCPACQAAFPGTQRCPRCGGLLLLPQEAAEATAPRQLTAPTPAQAAPAGRVIVGAVFALGMYLGLRKLVMGAILAAHFDPNTWWLSFEGLVAVCGGQVLAVVFGSVVAAAGRAGGFAFGAAVGGLCGGLFLGAELLAGAPPQDLVLYIQPVLLVFVGGLAGVSATRVWGAVPILDMPVPEWNKLSSARLGLNEVPATGRPTAWVRIVVGAMVMVTAVAVADKVRIGAQRYSAGLLRVNSVGQGQFLTWQMGVLGILVGGAVAGAGTGAGVRHGTIAGALGGVGVVGLTAAAGQPLGPVSFWLSYLALGGAAMNDPAAVAAAIGGVVLLGVVGGWFGGTLFLPLAPEYLRRRLRSGLD; from the coding sequence ATGCAACTGTTTTGCCCCGCCTGTCAGGCCGCGTTCCCCGGAACGCAACGGTGCCCGCGGTGCGGCGGCTTGTTGCTGTTGCCGCAGGAGGCGGCCGAAGCGACGGCCCCGCGCCAGTTGACCGCGCCCACGCCCGCCCAGGCGGCCCCGGCGGGGCGGGTGATCGTTGGGGCGGTGTTCGCGCTGGGGATGTACCTCGGTCTGCGAAAACTGGTGATGGGTGCGATCCTGGCGGCGCATTTCGATCCGAACACGTGGTGGCTGTCGTTTGAGGGGCTGGTCGCCGTGTGCGGCGGACAGGTGCTGGCAGTGGTCTTCGGGTCCGTGGTGGCCGCAGCCGGGCGGGCGGGCGGGTTCGCCTTCGGTGCCGCCGTCGGCGGCCTGTGCGGGGGGCTGTTCCTCGGGGCCGAACTGCTCGCCGGCGCGCCCCCGCAGGACCTCGTACTCTACATCCAGCCCGTACTCCTCGTTTTCGTCGGCGGGCTCGCCGGAGTATCGGCCACCCGCGTGTGGGGCGCGGTGCCGATTCTCGACATGCCGGTGCCGGAGTGGAACAAACTCAGCTCGGCACGGCTCGGGCTCAACGAAGTGCCCGCGACCGGGCGCCCGACCGCGTGGGTGCGGATCGTGGTCGGCGCGATGGTGATGGTGACCGCGGTCGCGGTCGCTGACAAGGTGCGGATCGGCGCGCAGCGGTATTCCGCCGGGTTGCTGCGTGTGAACAGTGTCGGTCAGGGGCAGTTCTTGACTTGGCAAATGGGGGTTCTGGGGATTCTGGTCGGTGGAGCGGTCGCCGGTGCCGGGACCGGTGCCGGGGTCCGCCACGGGACGATCGCCGGCGCGCTGGGCGGCGTCGGCGTCGTCGGCTTGACCGCCGCCGCCGGGCAACCGCTCGGGCCGGTTTCCTTCTGGTTGAGTTATCTCGCCCTCGGCGGCGCAGCAATGAACGACCCGGCTGCCGTCGCGGCCGCCATCGGTGGTGTAGTCCTGCTCGGTGTCGTGGGCGGGTGGTTCGGGGGTACACTGTTCCTCCCGCTCGCGCCCGAATACTTGCGGCGCCGGCTCCGCTCCGGTCTGGACTGA